One Carassius auratus strain Wakin unplaced genomic scaffold, ASM336829v1 scaf_tig00043328, whole genome shotgun sequence DNA window includes the following coding sequences:
- the LOC113086548 gene encoding uncharacterized protein LOC113086548 isoform X1 encodes MQRAFFMFVGKLFFLVLAWLLSIGSVDSQIGLLGADADEALMNMALQYTSRQLLSLKRNYYLSGDTYDRCDRAGLLRPKRYIHRSTGRSYISSSSSSIPVLNCRRRTTRLSSSGVDLTNFSALPYERQFSDAPSTSPLKAALLNARSVNNKALLLADFIMDNKLDLFFITETWHKQDDGFLFNQLTPAGFGLIDVSRTTGNADIKATEAENAVELSKQNHFFSSWMTFIYRMAEGGQPQLGDEKSGSLAY; translated from the exons ATGCAGCGTGCTTTCTTCATGTTTGTCGGGAAATTGTTTTTCTTGGTGTTGGCCTGGTTACTTTCTATCGGCTCTGTGGACTCACAGATAGGCTTATTGGGAGCTGATGCAGACGAGGCTTTAATGAACATGGCCTTACAGTACACCTCTCGCCAGCTCTTATCCTTGAAGCGGAATTACTATCTGTCGGGGGACACCTACGACCGCTGTGACAGGGCTGGATTACTGCGGCCCAAGCGGTATATTCATCGGAGCACAGGACGAAGCTACATCTCTTCCTCGTCATCTTCCATCCCAGTTTTGAACTGCCGACGAAGGACTACAAGACTGTCATCCTCCGGGGTTGATCTTACTAACTTTTCTGCTCTGCCGTATGAGCGGCAGTTCAGTGATGCGCCGTCTACAAGCCCTTTAAAAGCCGCGTTACTGAACGCGCGCTCAGTGAACAACAAAGCTCTATTACTGGCGGATTTTATCATGGACAATAAGCTGGACTTGTTTTTCATCACGGAAACATGGCACAAACAGGACGatggttttctttttaatcagCTGACTCCAGCGGGCTTTGGACTCATTGACGTTTCACGAACTACAG GGAATGCAGACATCAAAGCCACAGAGGCAGAAAATGCAGTAGAACTGTCAAAGCAAAATCACTTTTTCTCTTCGTGGATGACATTTATTTACCG tatggcAGAGGGAGGGCAGCCACAACTTGGAGACGAAAAAAGTGGGTCTTTGGCATACTAG
- the LOC113086548 gene encoding uncharacterized protein LOC113086548 isoform X2, whose translation MQRAFFMFVGKLFFLVLAWLLSIGSVDSQIGLLGADADEALMNMALQYTSRQLLSLKRNYYLSGDTYDRCDRAGLLRPKRYIHRSTGRSYISSSSSSIPVLNCRRRTTRLSSSGVDLTNFSALPYERQFSDAPSTSPLKAALLNARSVNNKALLLADFIMDNKLDLFFITETWHKQDDGFLFNQLTPAGFGLIDVSRTTVWQREGSHNLETKKVGLWHTRSKG comes from the exons ATGCAGCGTGCTTTCTTCATGTTTGTCGGGAAATTGTTTTTCTTGGTGTTGGCCTGGTTACTTTCTATCGGCTCTGTGGACTCACAGATAGGCTTATTGGGAGCTGATGCAGACGAGGCTTTAATGAACATGGCCTTACAGTACACCTCTCGCCAGCTCTTATCCTTGAAGCGGAATTACTATCTGTCGGGGGACACCTACGACCGCTGTGACAGGGCTGGATTACTGCGGCCCAAGCGGTATATTCATCGGAGCACAGGACGAAGCTACATCTCTTCCTCGTCATCTTCCATCCCAGTTTTGAACTGCCGACGAAGGACTACAAGACTGTCATCCTCCGGGGTTGATCTTACTAACTTTTCTGCTCTGCCGTATGAGCGGCAGTTCAGTGATGCGCCGTCTACAAGCCCTTTAAAAGCCGCGTTACTGAACGCGCGCTCAGTGAACAACAAAGCTCTATTACTGGCGGATTTTATCATGGACAATAAGCTGGACTTGTTTTTCATCACGGAAACATGGCACAAACAGGACGatggttttctttttaatcagCTGACTCCAGCGGGCTTTGGACTCATTGACGTTTCACGAACTACAG tatggcAGAGGGAGGGCAGCCACAACTTGGAGACGAAAAAAGTGGGTCTTTGGCATACTAGGAGTAAAGGATGA